The Nyctibius grandis isolate bNycGra1 chromosome 3, bNycGra1.pri, whole genome shotgun sequence genome window below encodes:
- the COX6C gene encoding cytochrome c oxidase subunit 6C, which translates to MSSALLPKPQMRRLLARRMKFHLLGAFFVSVGCAALYKFTVADPRKRAYAEFYKNYDPMKDFEAMRAAGVFESAPPK; encoded by the exons ATGTCATCTGCACTGTTGCCTAAGCCGCAAATGCGGCGCCTTTTGGCCAGGCGGATGAAGTTTCACCTACTTGGGGCATTTTTTGTATCTGTGGGATGTGCGGCTTTATACAAG TTTACAGTTGCTGATCCCAGAAAACGAGCTTATGCAGAGTTCTATAAAAACTATGACCCCATGAAGGACTTTGAAGCCATGAGAGCAGCTGGTGTGTTTGAGTCTGCACCACCCAAATGA